In one Cloacibacillus porcorum genomic region, the following are encoded:
- the yfcE gene encoding phosphodiesterase has protein sequence MSVITIDDEKIGVLSDTHGSFPAWRKALALFGPEVKTILHAGDVLYHGPRNSVPGGYTPADLFEAINGFQRGGGRVLIAEGNCDAAVDRMVLEPEMEKCVSLVWRGKKILMMHGDNFSLLREMARYNKVDLAISGHTHIGSLVREGGVIFLNPGSTTIPKGRDPESAAILDGEGIRIMTLDGRELHFEKW, from the coding sequence ATGTCCGTTATCACGATAGATGATGAAAAAATCGGTGTGCTGTCCGACACGCACGGAAGTTTCCCCGCATGGCGGAAGGCGCTCGCGCTCTTCGGCCCGGAGGTGAAGACGATCCTGCATGCCGGCGACGTGCTCTATCACGGCCCGCGCAACAGCGTCCCCGGAGGTTATACCCCCGCGGATCTTTTTGAGGCGATAAACGGTTTTCAGCGCGGTGGCGGCAGGGTGCTGATCGCCGAGGGAAACTGCGACGCCGCCGTCGACCGCATGGTGCTCGAACCGGAGATGGAGAAGTGCGTCTCTCTGGTATGGCGCGGCAAAAAGATCCTCATGATGCACGGGGACAACTTCTCGCTGCTGCGCGAGATGGCGCGCTACAATAAGGTGGATCTTGCAATATCCGGCCACACGCATATTGGCTCGCTTGTGCGCGAGGGGGGAGTGATTTTCCTCAACCCCGGCTCGACGACGATACCGAAGGGGCGGGACCCGGAGAGCGCCGCGATTCTTGACGGCGAGGGCATCAGGATAATGACTCTCGACGGAAGGGAACTTCACTTTGAAAAATGGTAA
- a CDS encoding GAF domain-containing protein, protein MKNGKSGVPPVFRPRRFWTSVLWLVFLAAGAAFSCIFGVFAFFTAVLVAVFIGLNEFGRWPYKTNLVICAGTAVVVAVAGIFTWMEITSLFVLFFTMSAYMFYFRDRTSRLIPALETFAASLAKAPDFDSIIENAWRGMQEMAPDAAVFVVLADIEGCLYIPDHFGQPGRALKRNGGTPWKVFASGRPINIPRVSTGRDQPLDRDALSLISAPITARAEKLGVLQLEAGTAGAFSEEDVAKLSLAAMIIGQELYMFEASEAAEAEDGVDDPD, encoded by the coding sequence TTGAAAAATGGTAAGAGCGGGGTGCCGCCGGTATTCAGACCGCGCAGGTTCTGGACCTCGGTGCTCTGGCTTGTATTTCTCGCGGCGGGGGCCGCGTTCAGCTGTATATTCGGCGTATTCGCCTTTTTCACGGCGGTGCTGGTCGCCGTATTTATCGGGCTGAATGAGTTTGGCCGCTGGCCCTATAAGACGAACCTTGTTATCTGCGCCGGTACCGCCGTGGTGGTCGCGGTGGCGGGGATATTTACCTGGATGGAGATTACATCGCTCTTTGTGCTGTTCTTTACGATGAGCGCCTATATGTTCTATTTCAGAGACCGCACGAGCCGCCTGATACCGGCGCTTGAGACCTTCGCCGCCTCTCTCGCGAAGGCTCCCGATTTTGATTCGATAATTGAAAACGCCTGGCGCGGCATGCAGGAGATGGCTCCCGACGCCGCCGTCTTCGTCGTCCTTGCCGATATTGAAGGCTGTCTTTACATACCAGACCATTTCGGCCAGCCGGGGCGCGCTTTGAAGAGAAACGGCGGCACCCCCTGGAAGGTATTCGCCTCGGGACGTCCGATAAATATTCCCCGCGTCTCGACAGGGCGGGATCAGCCGCTCGACAGGGACGCTCTCTCGCTGATCTCCGCGCCGATCACCGCGCGGGCTGAGAAGCTCGGTGTGCTCCAGCTGGAGGCCGGTACGGCGGGAGCCTTCAGCGAGGAGGATGTGGCGAAGCTCTCGCTTGCGGCGATGATCATCGGCCAGGAGCTGTATATGTTCGAGGCTTCGGAGGCGGCCGAAGCAGAGGACGGCGTCGATGATCCTGATTGA
- a CDS encoding PHP domain-containing protein, with protein sequence MILIDMHVHSRCSDGTFTPEELAAAARRRGLSLLALTDHDTTAGLAPFMRACAKDGVKGLCGIELSAEAPFTLHILGYRISPGAGRLEERLDYIRERRDVRNLLICEKLRALGLDVAIDEVREISGGEVVARPHIARLLINKGYAGSVTEAFTKYLARGAAAYVARERLSAEECISLIREAGGVAVLAHPFQCRLDDEGLEALLSRLKGAGLWGMEAIYGANSPETTYRHLKMAGKFGLYATAGSDFHGGNSPGTELGMPVCEDLLPWARLGIR encoded by the coding sequence ATGATCCTGATTGATATGCACGTGCACAGCCGCTGTTCCGACGGTACCTTTACGCCTGAGGAGCTCGCGGCGGCGGCGCGGCGGCGCGGACTTTCGCTGCTGGCGCTGACGGACCATGATACGACCGCCGGGCTTGCCCCCTTTATGAGGGCCTGCGCCAAAGACGGGGTCAAGGGGCTCTGCGGGATCGAACTTTCGGCGGAGGCTCCCTTTACGCTTCATATATTGGGCTACCGGATATCGCCGGGAGCTGGCAGGCTGGAGGAGCGGCTGGACTATATCCGCGAAAGGCGCGACGTGCGCAACCTTCTGATCTGCGAAAAGCTGCGCGCGCTCGGGCTGGACGTCGCCATAGACGAAGTGCGCGAGATATCGGGCGGCGAGGTGGTAGCCCGTCCGCACATCGCGCGGCTCCTTATAAACAAAGGCTACGCCGGCAGCGTCACGGAGGCCTTCACAAAATATCTCGCGCGGGGGGCCGCGGCCTATGTGGCGCGCGAGAGGCTCTCTGCGGAGGAGTGTATATCGCTTATCCGCGAGGCGGGCGGCGTGGCTGTACTGGCGCATCCTTTTCAGTGCCGTCTTGACGACGAAGGGCTGGAGGCGCTGCTTTCCAGGCTCAAGGGGGCCGGGCTGTGGGGGATGGAGGCCATCTACGGCGCAAACTCGCCGGAGACGACCTACCGCCATCTGAAGATGGCGGGGAAGTTTGGCCTCTACGCGACCGCCGGTTCGGATTTTCACGGAGGCAACAGCCCAGGGACTGAGCTCGGCATGCCGGTCTGCGAAGATCTTCTTCCGTGGGCCAGGCTGGGTATAAGATAA